In the Natrinema sp. CBA1119 genome, GGCGCGAACGTCGTGGTGTCGGTCTGGGGCAAGAGGATCTGCGCGAACGTGAAGTCGTTCCAGGCGAGCGCGAAGGCGAACAGGGCCGCGGCGATGATCGCCGGTCGGCACTGGGGCACGACGACGTCGCGGAAGCCTCGCCACCGTGACGCGCCGTCGACCCAGGCCGCCTCCTCGTGGGCCTCCGGGATCGTCATGATGTACTTCCACATCAGCCAGACCGCGAAGGGCATCGAGATCGCCGAGAGGGCGATGATGAGCCCGAACCGGGTCCCGAGCAGTCCGATGCTCTGCCAGATCTGGTAGAGCGGGATCCCGATGACGATCGGACTGAAGAGGTACCCGATCAGGAGGATCCGCGCGAAGTTCTCCTTCTGGGGGAACTCCAGCCTCGCGAGGCCGTAGCCGGCGATCAGCGAGACGAGGACGACCGTCACGATGGTCCCGATAGCCACCACGACAGTGTTGAACATGTAGGTGTACATCTCCGGATCAGTCAGCACGTTGAAATTGTCGAACGTGAAGATGTCCGGCGTCGGGAAGACGGTGACTGAGTCCTCTACCGTCTCGTACT is a window encoding:
- a CDS encoding carbohydrate ABC transporter permease, whose amino-acid sequence is MSQSEPPGGVFGLSYDGETRVSEALKLVSTAIIVLVGAWPIYWMTQLAFTQYETVEDSVTVFPTPDIFTFDNFNVLTDPEMYTYMFNTVVVAIGTIVTVVLVSLIAGYGLARLEFPQKENFARILLIGYLFSPIVIGIPLYQIWQSIGLLGTRFGLIIALSAISMPFAVWLMWKYIMTIPEAHEEAAWVDGASRWRGFRDVVVPQCRPAIIAAALFAFALAWNDFTFAQILLPQTDTTTFAPGILRAMGQAQFLPEGYLMAISLAMTLPPLLFAYFMQSYLLKGFQVRAL